One genomic window of Mercenaria mercenaria strain notata chromosome 2, MADL_Memer_1, whole genome shotgun sequence includes the following:
- the LOC123564294 gene encoding alanine racemase-like, which yields MDQLKKGFGRVEENEYQIARRRTYLKIDLDILSRNVSILNSLCSSNTEILAVVKGNAYGHGSVEIAKHLVDIGVKHFAVASPGEGIDLRKAGIDSYIQIFGNACEEEIPDLIEYDLVPTVGSVEFLREWALYSQNLCPEYLFEENYEFHRPVVIKVDTGMSRNGFQPEQLDDVVSYCDENGVRIHSIMTHFAAAWDDQAFTTLQLESFLNVAAKYRSRGIKLHAANSAGTLLGYGNDLDFVRPGIAMYGLPPDTTAFAIDMYNRLGLRPILSWMAKPNLVKTMSEGRTVGYDNTHRCEEGEIIATISVGYADGYNRLLSGKGIITTENGAECPVIGRVSMDAISVRLPYHEDKCSNFYIFKNDFTSPNSVVELAKQLHTITYDVVTSLAARLARVYAVKGSIYLTRT from the exons ATGGATCAGTTGAAAAAGGGATTTGGGAGAGTTGAAGAAAACGAGTACCAAATAGCAAGACGTAGAACATATCTGAAGATCGATTTGGATATCTTATCAAGGAATGTGTCCATTCTGAATAGTCTTTGTTCTTCTAACACAG AAATTCTAGCCGTAGTGAAAGGTAATGCCTACGGTCACGGCAGTGTGGAGATAGCCAAGCACCTGGTAGACATTGGTGTCAAACACTTCGCTGTGGCGTCACCTGGAGAGGGGATCGATCTTAGGAAAGCCGGCATTGATTCTTATATACAAATATTCG GTAATGCTTGCGAGGAGGAGATTCCAGATTTGATAGAATATGACCTTGTGCCTACAGTTGGTTCTGTAGAGTTCCTGCGCGAATGGGCCTTGTATTCGCAGAACTTGTGTCCAGAATATCTCTTTGAAGAAAATTATGAG ttCCATCGTCCAGTTGTGATCAAGGTTGACACCGGTATGTCTAGAAATGGATTCCAACCAGAACAGCTTGATGATGTTGTCAGC TACTGTGACGAGAATGGTGTTCGGATACACAGCATTATGACGCACTTTGCAGCGGCCTGGGATGATCAAGCATTTACAACATTGCAACTTGAATCATTCCTTAATGTTGCTGCCAAATACAG ATCCAGAGGGATAAAACTTCACGCGGCAAATTCAGCTGGTACCTTACTTGGTTATGGGAACGACTTGGACTTTGTCCGTCCAGGGATAGCAATGTACGGCTTACCGCCAG ATACCACAGCGTTCGCTATAGACATGTACAATCGTCTGGGTCTACGGCCGATATTGTCATGGATGGCAAAACCAAATCTCGTCAAAACGATGAGTGAAGGTCGTACTGTCGGATACGACAACACACATAG GTGTGAAGAAGGGGAGATAATTGCAACCATATCAGTGGGATACGCTGACGGTTATAACAGGTTGTTGTCGGGGAAAGGAATTATCACAACAGAAAATG GTGCCGAATGTCCTGTGATTGGACGTGTGTCAATGGACGCAATCTCGGTGAGACTGCCGTATCATGAAGACAAATGCAGTAATTTCTACATCTTCAAGAACGACTTTACTTCTCCCAACTCTGTAGTGGAACTGGCGAAACAGCTGCACACAATTACCTATGACGTAGTTACAAGTCTTGCTGCACGACTTGCTCGTGTCTACGCAGTCAAAGGTTCCATATATCTGACAAGAACGTGA